A single Arcobacter sp. FWKO B DNA region contains:
- a CDS encoding flagellar basal body P-ring protein FlgI → MIILNKLLLLLLLTISLYGQKVKDISNIVGIRENQLIGYGLVVGLAGTGDKSQFTMQSLQNLLRNSYIKIPTSSIKSKNIAAVMVTADLPPFARQGDKIRVQVSAIGDARSIDKGALLLTQLKGVDGEVYALAQGTIVADGNNLTTGIIYDGAIVENEIDFSLKDEPYLTISLIQNSAKYADKVQQVINDHFREKIAYALDTRTIEVKRPFGISMVRFIAEIENLPIESEMKRKVIIDKHQGIIIAGEDIVINPVTISRNDFTLRIKRTELNENDWKDAALNQGVDIGDGVKIGDRPVEVNLNNALINTKKLPTVSDLMRAMKIMKLPLNEIINTIEMINDMGALNGDLEIRG, encoded by the coding sequence GTGATAATATTGAATAAACTTCTATTACTTTTACTTCTAACTATCTCTTTATATGGGCAAAAAGTTAAAGATATCTCAAATATTGTAGGTATTAGAGAAAATCAACTTATTGGCTATGGTTTAGTTGTAGGACTTGCAGGAACTGGTGATAAAAGTCAATTTACTATGCAATCACTTCAAAATCTCCTTAGAAATTCATACATAAAGATCCCAACTTCATCAATAAAATCAAAAAATATTGCAGCTGTTATGGTAACAGCAGACTTGCCTCCTTTTGCAAGACAAGGGGATAAAATAAGAGTTCAAGTATCAGCTATTGGTGATGCAAGATCAATAGATAAAGGGGCTTTGCTTCTTACTCAACTAAAAGGTGTTGATGGTGAGGTATATGCTCTAGCACAAGGAACTATTGTAGCTGATGGGAATAACCTCACTACAGGTATTATATATGATGGTGCTATTGTAGAAAATGAGATTGATTTTTCACTAAAAGATGAACCATATTTAACAATAAGTCTTATTCAAAATTCTGCAAAATATGCTGATAAAGTGCAACAAGTCATAAATGACCATTTTAGAGAAAAAATTGCTTATGCACTAGATACAAGGACAATTGAAGTAAAAAGACCGTTTGGTATTTCTATGGTTAGATTTATTGCAGAAATTGAAAATCTCCCTATTGAAAGTGAGATGAAACGAAAAGTTATAATTGACAAACATCAAGGAATTATTATTGCTGGTGAAGATATTGTTATAAATCCCGTTACAATAAGTAGAAATGATTTTACACTTAGAATTAAAAGAACTGAATTAAATGAAAACGATTGGAAAGATGCTGCTTTAAATCAAGGTGTTGATATAGGCGATGGGGTAAAAATTGGTGATAGACCTGTAGAAGTAAATCTAAACAATGCTTTAATAAATACAAAAAAACTACCTACTGTTTCAGATCTTATGAGAGCTATGAAGATTATGAAACTACCATTAAACGAGATCATCAATACCATAGAAATGATAAATGATATGGGAGCTTTAAATGGCGATCTTGAGATTAGAGGATAA
- a CDS encoding flagellar basal body-associated FliL family protein: MAEEVAQEESQKPKAGGKGLIIALIALVVILFIAMGVGGYFLYSTISKVQSGATTEQTEVKEEPVGKEFKASINELVLNISSAKGRVQLMKLSLSFSSSDKTIESIMDTYKDEIVDVIIAQVSARNSEELLTVGGKELLREELLSEINRAISRASARAGKPIDNPINRIYFTEFVFR, encoded by the coding sequence ATGGCTGAAGAAGTTGCACAAGAAGAATCACAAAAACCAAAAGCTGGTGGAAAGGGATTAATTATAGCCCTAATTGCTTTGGTTGTAATTTTATTTATTGCTATGGGTGTTGGTGGATATTTTTTATATTCAACAATATCTAAAGTTCAATCAGGTGCTACAACAGAACAAACTGAAGTAAAAGAAGAGCCTGTTGGTAAAGAGTTCAAAGCTAGCATTAATGAGCTTGTATTAAATATATCAAGTGCAAAAGGGAGAGTTCAGCTTATGAAACTTTCTCTAAGTTTTTCAAGTTCTGATAAAACCATAGAATCAATAATGGATACATACAAAGATGAGATTGTAGATGTAATTATTGCTCAAGTAAGTGCTAGAAATTCTGAAGAATTACTTACTGTTGGAGGAAAAGAGCTATTAAGGGAAGAGTTGCTCTCTGAGATAAATAGAGCTATATCAAGAGCAAGTGCAAGAGCTGGTAAACCTATTGATAATCCAATAAATAGAATTTATTTTACAGAGTTTGTATTTAGATAA
- a CDS encoding flagellar biosynthetic protein FliQ gives MDLLAIAENTVKVILILGLPSLLVSMIIGLVISIFQAVTQVSDASLTFVPKLIFVSFFILISLPWIGESVEVYTKELWNLMLIFGEQ, from the coding sequence ATGGATTTACTTGCAATTGCTGAGAATACAGTCAAAGTTATATTAATACTTGGGCTACCATCTCTTTTGGTAAGTATGATTATAGGTTTAGTGATTTCAATTTTTCAAGCTGTTACACAAGTTAGTGATGCATCTTTGACATTTGTTCCCAAACTTATTTTCGTATCCTTTTTTATACTTATCTCTCTCCCTTGGATTGGTGAAAGTGTAGAAGTTTATACAAAAGAGCTTTGGAATTTGATGTTGATTTTTGGTGAACAATGA
- a CDS encoding flagellar basal body L-ring protein FlgH — MMKNKTIVLVLLVLIVFGGCASQKETIVFDKPHLQVPKEEVPRVQRKGSLYSIRGGSLFSDKKDLQIGDIIQVSIVEELKSDSKNTRNTKKSNNTSLGGGIFAGIDGNDSGTGSAAIAKNLNRELGVGFGTRTNNSFTGSATSKFDESLETTVSAVIEEVYQNGNYLIRGSREIVIDGQKQMLVLSGVIRPYDITPDNTIGSSQIANLKILFEKFGDERDSLNKGWGTRMIESIWPF; from the coding sequence ATGATGAAGAATAAAACTATTGTATTAGTACTATTGGTTTTGATAGTTTTTGGTGGATGTGCAAGTCAAAAAGAGACTATAGTATTTGACAAACCACATTTACAAGTACCTAAAGAAGAAGTACCTAGAGTCCAAAGAAAAGGTTCTTTGTATTCAATCAGGGGAGGTTCTCTTTTTTCTGATAAGAAAGATTTACAAATTGGTGATATTATTCAAGTTAGTATTGTTGAGGAGTTGAAATCTGATTCTAAAAATACAAGAAATACAAAAAAATCCAATAATACAAGTCTTGGTGGTGGGATTTTTGCAGGGATTGATGGAAATGATAGTGGAACAGGTTCAGCAGCTATTGCAAAAAATTTAAATAGAGAACTTGGTGTTGGCTTTGGAACTAGAACAAATAATTCATTTACAGGTTCAGCAACTTCAAAGTTTGATGAAAGTTTAGAAACAACAGTTTCAGCTGTAATTGAAGAAGTATATCAAAATGGAAACTATTTAATTAGAGGTTCAAGAGAAATTGTAATAGATGGACAAAAACAAATGCTAGTATTAAGTGGCGTGATAAGACCGTATGATATAACACCAGATAACACTATAGGCTCTAGTCAAATTGCAAATTTAAAGATATTATTTGAAAAATTTGGTGATGAAAGAGACTCTTTAAACAAAGGTTGGGGTACGAGGATGATAGAAAGCATATGGCCTTTCTAA
- a CDS encoding flagellar hook-associated protein FlgK has protein sequence MLNALHVGQTGLNVARTVVENTMNNIANENTPGYKKRVVAVSELAHVDSRIYGRGVTVDGSFRITDQYVFNNLLKEQGKESYLKEISSMLSDVESVFFESESSGLSSDLDRFFQAIEELRANPYNEIAKNNLINTSNVLVDDLKNIYSGIEDRELATKNEIYEDVNKINQILHDIGALNEQINKRLVEPNDLLDKRDQLEAELAKYIDIEVDRRDNYELKIAGMSAVRYSTNIHSLNVVEKYTPQQDFYNGASAITAGAGDTISYKLDTLGVEVSVTIGGSIDFNDGNGSVPITTSNYIRALVHTINSTEALQGHIRAYNGIDQEYEDVNILLNDASMDKYLMIKSVVDGEVGKFDGRVIVTNPAGDPTQFNKNELRSVKAANDIHLEIFDKELDIKSGSLKAMTENLTTNSPNNKFIQYKEMLDNFASTLVDITSQFVRYPDNTYEYGKKAIDLNNNTSQTIVNVGLFSGSNVKSLVFNRDAIVDLTQEKLDYLAKMQWKTDIRFDGKAQDGNANIGTSFSKFYQTLLVKVSGDKQGNDFLFKTQEAVSKSLQSSYDQLTKVDKDEEMINLIKYQAAYEANAKIITTVDEMIQTILGIKR, from the coding sequence ATGTTAAATGCTCTACATGTTGGACAAACTGGTTTAAATGTCGCAAGGACGGTAGTAGAAAATACTATGAATAATATTGCCAATGAGAATACTCCAGGATATAAAAAAAGGGTTGTGGCAGTAAGTGAACTTGCCCATGTGGATTCTAGGATTTACGGTAGAGGTGTAACAGTAGATGGCTCTTTTCGTATAACTGACCAATATGTATTCAACAATCTTTTGAAAGAACAAGGTAAAGAGTCATATTTAAAAGAGATTTCATCTATGCTTTCAGATGTTGAGTCTGTATTTTTTGAGAGTGAGTCTAGTGGTTTATCAAGTGACCTTGATAGATTCTTTCAAGCTATTGAAGAGCTTAGAGCAAACCCATATAATGAAATAGCAAAAAACAATCTTATAAATACTTCAAATGTTTTGGTGGATGATTTAAAAAATATTTATTCAGGTATTGAAGATAGAGAACTTGCAACAAAAAATGAAATATATGAAGATGTAAATAAAATAAATCAAATATTGCATGATATTGGTGCATTAAATGAGCAAATAAACAAAAGATTGGTTGAGCCAAATGATTTGCTTGATAAAAGAGATCAACTTGAAGCAGAACTTGCAAAATATATTGATATTGAAGTAGATAGAAGAGATAACTATGAGTTAAAAATAGCTGGTATGAGTGCAGTTAGATATAGTACAAATATTCATAGTTTAAATGTTGTAGAAAAATATACACCACAACAAGACTTTTATAATGGTGCTAGTGCTATTACTGCTGGAGCTGGGGATACTATTTCATATAAACTTGATACTTTAGGGGTTGAGGTATCTGTAACAATTGGTGGTAGTATTGACTTTAATGACGGAAATGGATCAGTTCCTATTACTACAAGTAACTATATAAGAGCTCTTGTACATACAATTAACTCTACAGAAGCCTTACAAGGGCATATAAGAGCATACAATGGAATAGATCAAGAGTATGAAGATGTAAATATTTTATTAAATGACGCAAGTATGGATAAGTATTTGATGATAAAATCTGTAGTTGATGGTGAGGTAGGAAAATTTGATGGAAGAGTAATAGTTACAAATCCAGCTGGTGATCCAACACAGTTTAATAAAAATGAGTTAAGAAGTGTAAAAGCAGCAAATGATATCCATTTAGAGATATTTGATAAAGAACTTGATATTAAAAGTGGTAGTTTAAAAGCGATGACTGAGAATTTAACAACAAATTCTCCAAATAACAAATTTATACAATATAAAGAGATGCTTGATAATTTTGCTTCTACACTTGTTGATATCACATCACAATTTGTAAGGTATCCTGATAATACTTACGAATATGGTAAAAAAGCAATTGATTTAAATAATAACACTTCTCAAACGATAGTAAATGTGGGATTATTTAGTGGTTCAAATGTAAAAAGCCTTGTTTTTAATCGTGATGCTATCGTAGATTTGACCCAAGAAAAGCTTGATTATTTGGCAAAAATGCAGTGGAAAACAGATATAAGATTTGATGGCAAAGCACAAGATGGTAATGCAAATATAGGGACATCATTTTCAAAGTTTTATCAAACACTTTTAGTAAAAGTTTCTGGTGACAAACAGGGAAATGACTTCTTATTTAAAACCCAAGAAGCTGTTAGTAAGTCTTTACAAAGCAGTTATGATCAACTAACAAAAGTTGATAAAGATGAAGAGATGATAAATTTGATTAAATATCAAGCAGCATATGAAGCAAATGCAAAAATTATTACAACTGTTGATGAAATGATTCAAACAATCCTTGGAATAAAAAGATAA
- the fliM gene encoding flagellar motor switch protein FliM, producing the protein MAEFLSQDEIDALLDIAEQGEELPEAEKVVVPKEKNYSIYDFKKPNRISNDQFKAFNTLHDKMLRDLTTDVSAMLRKIVDLKLYSIEQMTYGEFILSIPQLTSLNTLSMKPLEGRMVIECNPGISHKIIAELLGSGAVAASDNLDRELTEIEIEVFDHFYKLLIKHLHRAWNDISTLNFKVESRDTNANAIQIISDHEIVLLVVLELTIDEESGFLSICYPINYIEPILGKLVEKMFTESRNRKSSRKKDITTLISGAQMKIEAIMAETKLSVAEILDLSEGDIITFNKNASSSSVKLYVNNKEKFYGICGASNNRKAIQIQSNLDHEKQETLKALRDIREEREQSAKKNVENIQRLLREKDI; encoded by the coding sequence ATGGCAGAATTTTTAAGTCAAGATGAAATTGATGCGCTACTTGATATTGCCGAACAAGGGGAAGAACTTCCTGAAGCTGAGAAAGTTGTAGTACCAAAAGAAAAAAACTACTCAATTTATGACTTTAAAAAACCAAACCGTATCTCAAATGACCAGTTTAAAGCATTTAATACCCTTCACGATAAGATGTTAAGGGATTTGACAACAGATGTATCAGCTATGCTTAGAAAGATTGTTGATCTTAAATTATATAGTATTGAACAAATGACTTATGGGGAGTTTATCCTATCAATCCCTCAGCTTACTTCACTTAATACTCTTTCTATGAAACCTCTTGAGGGGAGAATGGTAATAGAGTGTAATCCTGGTATTTCACACAAAATAATAGCAGAACTTCTTGGAAGTGGTGCAGTTGCTGCAAGTGATAACCTTGATAGAGAACTTACTGAAATTGAAATAGAAGTATTTGATCATTTTTATAAACTGCTTATAAAACATCTACATCGTGCATGGAATGATATCTCTACACTTAATTTTAAAGTAGAATCTCGTGATACGAATGCTAATGCCATACAAATCATTAGTGATCATGAGATAGTATTACTTGTGGTTTTAGAGCTGACAATAGATGAAGAAAGTGGCTTTTTATCAATATGTTATCCTATCAACTATATAGAGCCTATCTTAGGGAAGCTAGTAGAAAAAATGTTTACAGAAAGTAGAAATAGAAAATCTAGTAGAAAAAAAGATATTACTACATTAATCTCTGGAGCACAGATGAAAATAGAGGCTATCATGGCTGAGACTAAATTAAGTGTTGCAGAAATTCTTGATTTAAGTGAAGGGGATATAATCACATTTAACAAAAATGCTTCTAGTTCATCTGTAAAGCTATATGTTAATAACAAAGAGAAATTTTATGGTATTTGTGGTGCATCTAATAATAGAAAAGCTATACAAATCCAATCTAACCTTGACCATGAAAAACAAGAAACACTAAAAGCACTTAGAGATATTAGGGAAGAAAGAGAACAATCAGCTAAAAAGAATGTTGAGAATATTCAAAGACTACTTAGAGAAAAAGATATATAA
- a CDS encoding MotE family protein has product MWIIRVLLISSFTYGSLFGLIVQDSGDDKEKQEILRLKQELNEFYNKKEEEYQSRKKELDDLLLRVERTKKEIEDIKKQNQEILNDIKGEVASKTAAIYNTMKPKNAAEIFDKMIAEGKINDVFDIIVKLKTKNITDILRYLNINNAAILTKMMQDVANQSSDE; this is encoded by the coding sequence ATGTGGATTATAAGAGTTTTATTGATATCAAGTTTTACTTATGGTTCACTTTTTGGATTGATAGTGCAAGATAGTGGCGATGATAAAGAAAAACAAGAGATATTAAGGTTAAAGCAAGAGTTAAATGAGTTTTATAATAAAAAAGAAGAAGAGTATCAATCCAGAAAAAAAGAGCTTGATGATTTATTACTAAGGGTTGAAAGAACTAAAAAAGAGATAGAAGATATAAAAAAACAAAATCAAGAGATATTAAATGATATAAAAGGGGAAGTTGCAAGTAAGACAGCTGCTATTTATAATACGATGAAACCTAAAAATGCAGCAGAAATTTTTGATAAAATGATTGCTGAGGGAAAAATAAATGATGTTTTTGATATAATAGTAAAACTTAAGACAAAAAATATAACAGATATATTAAGATATTTGAATATAAACAATGCAGCAATATTAACAAAAATGATGCAAGATGTTGCAAATCAAAGTAGTGATGAGTAA
- the fliS gene encoding flagellar export chaperone FliS, with protein sequence MGIDAYNQQNAVTDDPYMLILKLYEGLLQYLSFVKSAMEEGDIEKKFKYINKSIAIFDELRNVLDYDGGDVAYYLDGLYLYQIETLFSAGVSNNVTAIEQVMKVVKGLIDAWKDETGL encoded by the coding sequence ATGGGAATAGATGCTTATAATCAACAAAATGCTGTAACTGATGATCCATATATGCTGATATTGAAGCTGTATGAAGGTTTATTGCAGTATCTTTCATTTGTAAAAAGTGCAATGGAAGAGGGTGATATAGAAAAAAAGTTTAAATATATAAATAAGTCTATTGCAATATTTGATGAGCTTAGAAATGTGCTTGATTATGACGGTGGAGATGTTGCTTACTATTTAGATGGGCTTTATTTATATCAAATAGAAACTTTATTCAGTGCTGGTGTTAGCAATAATGTTACTGCTATTGAACAGGTAATGAAAGTAGTAAAAGGGCTAATAGACGCATGGAAAGACGAAACAGGTCTTTAA
- the fliD gene encoding flagellar filament capping protein FliD, whose protein sequence is MAGILGLGSSGSAGLNQELIDKLKEAERKARVEPIEAKLEKWDTELEKFGEIEQKVNGLLSAISVFDLYNTKGTNAFEQIVANTSGTSAMFEAVDASLLSPGMTTIEVTQLAKRDVFQTDTFSDKTALVSENVDHKISIAIGTGDAIEFSLNQSYEDLAKEINSKTGLSANIEKVGDNEYRIIVKSTDSGLANKLTISGDSNLLGLDDPANYVQEAKNMQATIDGVNYNVSSNTITIQGGLSVTAVALGSSSINIEKDNTAIAPAMQNFIDKYNELVELVDSELYSKDSALNDTSSIRMILSTIKNTMFNGYGSSGELSLFNYGFGLDEKGKMSLDSQKFGEAVLNNLDDLKELFIGVPETKGLGTTLKETLDDMKLTNGLLRLYGDNMTARKETLEKDKTTAIEQLDAKYFQLAQQFAAYTAIISQMESAFGGLKMMIEQSTAK, encoded by the coding sequence ATGGCTGGAATATTAGGACTTGGAAGTAGTGGTTCTGCTGGATTAAATCAAGAGTTAATCGACAAACTAAAAGAAGCTGAAAGAAAAGCAAGAGTTGAGCCTATTGAAGCTAAACTTGAAAAATGGGATACTGAGCTTGAAAAGTTTGGTGAAATAGAACAAAAAGTAAATGGGTTATTAAGTGCAATATCTGTATTTGACTTATATAATACAAAAGGGACAAATGCGTTTGAGCAAATCGTAGCTAATACAAGTGGAACTAGTGCTATGTTTGAAGCAGTTGATGCATCACTACTTAGTCCAGGTATGACTACAATAGAAGTAACTCAACTTGCAAAAAGAGATGTGTTTCAGACAGATACATTTTCTGATAAAACTGCACTTGTATCTGAAAATGTTGATCATAAGATATCAATTGCTATAGGAACTGGTGATGCTATTGAGTTTTCTCTAAATCAAAGCTATGAAGATTTGGCAAAAGAGATAAATTCAAAAACTGGACTAAGTGCCAATATTGAAAAAGTTGGAGACAATGAGTATAGAATTATTGTAAAAAGTACTGATTCAGGTCTTGCGAATAAGCTTACAATAAGTGGAGATTCAAATTTACTTGGACTTGATGATCCTGCTAATTATGTGCAAGAAGCAAAAAATATGCAAGCAACAATTGATGGAGTAAATTATAATGTTTCATCAAATACCATAACAATACAAGGTGGACTTAGTGTAACAGCAGTAGCGTTAGGATCTTCAAGCATAAATATTGAAAAAGATAACACAGCAATAGCTCCTGCTATGCAAAATTTTATTGATAAATATAATGAGTTAGTAGAGCTAGTAGATTCTGAACTTTATTCTAAAGATTCAGCTTTAAATGATACTTCTAGTATTAGAATGATTTTAAGTACTATAAAAAATACTATGTTTAATGGTTATGGAAGTAGTGGTGAGTTGAGTTTGTTTAATTATGGCTTTGGATTAGATGAAAAAGGTAAAATGTCACTAGATAGTCAGAAATTTGGTGAAGCGGTACTAAATAATCTTGATGACTTGAAAGAGTTGTTTATTGGTGTACCAGAGACAAAAGGTCTTGGAACAACACTAAAAGAGACTTTAGATGATATGAAATTAACAAATGGTCTTTTAAGATTGTATGGTGATAATATGACTGCAAGAAAAGAGACTCTTGAAAAGGATAAAACAACAGCTATAGAACAGCTAGATGCAAAATATTTTCAATTAGCTCAACAGTTTGCAGCATATACAGCAATTATATCACAAATGGAGAGTGCATTTGGTGGTTTAAAAATGATGATTGAGCAATCAACTGCAAAATGA
- a CDS encoding SLAC1 anion channel family protein, giving the protein MDNTNHSRLAHFPIPLFAVVMGIMGLVIVYQKASHAFGFSSIIASIMVVFGIGIFIVFGMLYVAKLIKYPDEVKKEFNHPIRLNFFPAISICLLLISIALSEYSELASMVLWYIGAILHLFFTLYVIRYWIVNNLAIEHSNPAWFIPIVGNVIVPIMGVNYANSEISIFFFSIGMFFWFVLFTIILNRIIFHHQLAAKFLPTLFIFIAPAGVGFLSYVKIMTSLNNGVFTLDLFGHFIYDIGFFFTLLLLFMFREFMKVSFAITWWAYTFPLAAITLATILRYELTSSYTTYIIAHILIAVTTFVVAIVAYKSIKAALNKEICIKE; this is encoded by the coding sequence ATGGATAATACAAACCATTCAAGACTTGCTCATTTTCCAATCCCATTATTTGCAGTTGTTATGGGAATTATGGGATTAGTAATAGTTTATCAAAAAGCATCTCACGCTTTTGGCTTCTCTTCTATCATTGCATCAATAATGGTAGTTTTTGGTATTGGGATATTTATTGTTTTTGGTATGCTTTATGTTGCAAAGCTTATCAAATACCCTGATGAAGTAAAAAAGGAATTTAATCACCCTATTAGACTAAATTTCTTTCCAGCAATTTCTATATGTTTGCTTCTTATTTCAATAGCACTATCTGAATATTCAGAATTAGCTTCTATGGTGTTATGGTATATTGGTGCAATCTTACACCTATTCTTTACCCTGTATGTTATAAGATACTGGATTGTAAATAATCTAGCTATAGAACATTCAAATCCAGCATGGTTTATCCCAATTGTTGGAAATGTAATAGTCCCAATTATGGGTGTAAACTATGCCAATAGTGAAATCTCAATATTTTTCTTCTCAATAGGTATGTTTTTTTGGTTTGTGCTATTTACTATTATATTAAATAGAATTATCTTTCATCACCAATTAGCTGCTAAATTTTTACCAACACTATTTATATTTATAGCACCTGCTGGTGTTGGCTTTTTATCATATGTAAAAATTATGACTTCTTTAAACAATGGAGTATTTACACTTGATTTATTTGGGCATTTTATTTATGATATTGGTTTTTTCTTTACCCTATTACTTTTGTTTATGTTTAGAGAATTTATGAAAGTCTCTTTTGCCATAACATGGTGGGCTTATACTTTCCCACTTGCAGCAATAACACTTGCAACAATTTTAAGATATGAGCTTACTTCATCATACACAACATATATAATAGCTCACATATTAATAGCTGTGACAACATTTGTAGTAGCAATAGTAGCTTATAAAAGTATCAAAGCTGCACTAAATAAAGAAATCTGTATAAAAGAATAA